From a region of the Procambarus clarkii isolate CNS0578487 chromosome 18, FALCON_Pclarkii_2.0, whole genome shotgun sequence genome:
- the LOC123754506 gene encoding MIT domain-containing protein 1, whose translation MSGAGPEAAAVQVLTRAVQLDNEKKFAEALACYEQGIRLLLQAAKEVQDDSKRTHFRKKTEEYLSRAEAMKEAADKQRTIGRNHKQIQIDAGAIGYSYEAIFGPLIDKTLSCVVVEDAYIRSTHQIYNFLQFCELLVHKAECLKSITLQTTRDPADHKTQHSRLEEIRQSLWKHNITLTVEYSDTIHDREIRFDSGWIIKIGRGLDYFKKAEGRFSLGWSDYHFRQCHQTTIDIFHQQSVK comes from the exons ATGTCTGGAGCAGGGCCTGAAGCAGCTGCTGTCCAAGTTCTGACCAGGGCTGTACAGCTTGACAATGAAAAAAAGTTTGCCGAGGCACTGGCGTGTTACGAACAAGGAATAAGACTATTGCTACAGGCAGCCAAAG AGGTACAGGATGACAGTAAACGCACCCACTTCCGAAAAAAGACAGAGGAGTATTTGTCTCGAGCTGAGGCAatgaaggaggcagcagacaaacaACGCACCATTGGACGCAATCATAAACAG ATCCAGATAGATGCTGGGGCAATTGGTTATAGCTACGAGGCCATATTTGGACCACTAATTGACAAAACTCTCTCATGTGTTGTTGTGGAGGATGCTTACATACGCTCTACTCATCAG ATTTATAATTTCCTCCAGTTTTGTGAGCTGTTGGTTCATAAAGCCGAGTGTCTGAAGTCTATTACCCTCCAGACGACACGTGACCCAGCAGATCACAA AACGCAACATTCTCGGCTGGAGGAAATCCGACAATCACTTTGGAAGCACAACATTACGCTAACTGTTGAGTATTCTGACACAATTCATGACAGAGAAATCAG GTTTGACAGTGGATGGATCATCAAGATAGGCAGAGGCCTAGACTATTTCAAGAAGGCTGAGGGTCGCTTCTCCCTCGGTTGGTCAGATTACCACTTCCGTCAGTGTCACCAAACAACTATAGACATATTTCACCAACAATCAGTAAAGTGA
- the LOC123754505 gene encoding uncharacterized protein, whose protein sequence is MVMMAAVRPLLADGCGTAYVTRALASTFNPAVSPSMILFHSSSGGTREGHVTCRHLCSSSKPPELQSGSCAANDKDKHKESESTDNPVITNADRLLTRIREKKPQIYSLRQQLSEKSSSMINNMRQTSMSKFTGGADTKKPEDWNDILNRWYQQYQDFIGITDLKNAQDRVTELSEVLHEVQSKRRELQAEIEDIQDKLVVNHERITKTEQYSQEHFTLFDQAREMNARLKTLRTEFVVCERHERDTFTQMSAAIRDCHERERMQAEQSKYWSIIASVISAALASLITSVNNWVRIREIKDHVSGNGQNLLDGFQQMHKDVLGTITTSLTSPTRLQPELVMLADNAEAQFSSKATQQTENSSVQSNIGICESSDRLVPANVTKDDVTKLTADMRHTVLQHINETFVKEKELLIEQLNKELNIIISSIVSEGSKAQGEIASMVKKSLLEAGAAQHVEHQEAAVVVKNYSYGRIATAMAVGAGIGTLATAFVFKALGGSGL, encoded by the exons ATGGTGATGATGGCTGCAGTACGTCCACTTCTAGCCGATGGCTGTGGCACAGCTTACGTGACAAGAGCCCTTGCGTCAACATTTAATCCAGCTGTCAGTCCCAGCATGATTCTCTTCCACTCTAGTAGTGGAGGGACTAGAGAAGGTCATGTGACGTGTCGTCATTTGTGTAGTTCGTCAAAGCCACCAGAATTGCAGAGTGGAAGCTGCGCAGCTAATGATAAAGACAAACATAAAGAGTCAGAATCAACAGACAATCCTGTTATTACCAATGCCGACAGACTTCTCACTCGTATCCGGGAGAAGAAACCTCAAATTTACTCACTCAGACAGCAACTGTCAGAAAAATCTTCATCGATGATTAATAACATGAGGCAGACCAGCATGTCTAAATTCACTGGAGGAGCCGACACCAAAAAACCTGAAGACTGGAATGATATATTAAATCGTTGGTATCAGCAGTATCAAGATTTCATTGGTATTACCGATTTAAAAAATGCACAGGACAGAGTTACTGAG CTGTCTGAGGTATTGCATGAGGTGCAGAGCAAACGCCGGGAGCTGCAAGCAGAAATTGAGGACATCCAAGATAAACTCGTTGTCAACCATGAACGTATCACAAAGACTGAGCAGTATTCCCAGGAGCATTTTACTTTATTTGACCAG GCCCGTGAAATGAATGCCCGGCTGAAAACTTTGCGAACAGAGTTTGTTGTGTGTGAAAGGCACGAGAGGGACACCTTCACTCAAATGTCTGCCGCTATACGTGACTGTCACGAGCGAGAACGTATGCAAGCAGAGCAGAGCAAGTATTG GTCCATCATTGCATCAGTGATATCAGCAGCATTGGCATCGCTCATCACCTCCGTCAACAATTGGGTCAGGATTCGAGAAATTAAGGATCACGTGTCGGGCAACGGCCAGAATCTATTGGATGGCTTCCAGCAGATGCACAAGGATGTACTGGGCACTATCACAACGTCATTGACCAGTCCCACTCGTTTGCAACCTGAGCTAGTCATGTTGGCAGACAATGCTGAGGCTCAATTTTCATCAAAAGCTAcacaacaaactgaaaattcatctGTGCAATCCAACATAGGCATTTGTGAGAGCTCTGACAGGCTTGTGCCAGCAAATGTAACTAAGGATGATGTAACAAAGTTAACTGCAGATATGAGGCATACTGTATTACAGCACATAAATGAAACCTTTGTCAAAGAGAAGGAGTTACTTATCGAACAATTGAATAAAGAGCTTAATATCATCATTAGTAGCATAGTGTCAGAAGGAAGTAAAGCTCAGGGTGAAATAGCATCTATGGTAAAGAAGTCTTTGTTAGAAGCTGGAGCTGCACAGCATGTTGAGCATCAAGAAGCAGCTGTAGTTGTAAAGAACTATAGTTACGGCCGTATTGCCACGGCAATGGCTGTTGGGGCGGGTATTGGCACACTAGCGACAGCGTTTGTGTTTAAAGCACTCGGTGGTTCAGGTCTATGA